From Maniola hyperantus chromosome 28, iAphHyp1.2, whole genome shotgun sequence, one genomic window encodes:
- the LOC117995072 gene encoding PCNA-associated factor-like isoform X3: MARTRASVAAKVVTGKSSKARCSAAPSSGSGPSSSGSEKSSRNHSGGNSVCPRETPKWQKPITNFFIQNQSVKTDEEEDPAQAGSSKSKPKRNVIYSDDEGEQTDVQTDKPINKELDETIELEPLTGEDSHKINEYYSKKDKGLGKKSSKDKINKENIDSNVTRNKRHLDELNEDDERDSKKIKVD, from the exons ATGGCACGAACCAGAGCTTCGGTGGCGGCTAAAG tTGTAACCGGTAAAAGCAGTAAGGCAAGATGCAGCGCTGCACCATCCAGCGGTAGTGGGCCATCGA GTTCCGGCAGTGAGAAGTCCTCCCGGAATCATTCCGGAGGCAACTCCGTGTGTCCGCGCGAGACTCCAAAGTGGCAGAAGCCCATCACCAACTTCTTTATTCAGAACCAGTCCGTCAAGACTGATGAGGAAGAGGATCCAGCTCAGG CTGGCAGTTCAAAATCAAAACCAAAACGCAACGTCATATATTCAGACGATGAAGGAGAACAGACAGACGTACAAACAGATAAACCAATCAACAAAGAACTAGACGAAACAATCGAACTAGAACCCTTAACAGGCGAGGATAGTCACAAGATAAACGAGTATTACTCCAAAAAAGATAAAGGCTTAGGAAAGAAAAGCAGCAAAGATaagataaataaagaaaacatAGATAGCAATGTGACGAGGAATAAAAGACATTTGGATGAACTCAATGAAGATGATGAACgagatagtaaaaaaataaaagttgatTAA
- the LOC117995072 gene encoding PCNA-associated factor-like isoform X1: protein MARTRASVAAKVVTGKSSKARCSAAPSSGSGPSSSGSEKSSRNHSGGNSVCPRETPKWQKPITNFFIQNQSVKTDEEEDPAQAGSSKSKPKRNVIYSDDEGEQTDVQTDKPINKELDETIELEPLTGEDSHKINEYYSKKDKGLGKKSSKDKINKENIDSNVTRNKRHLDELNEDDERDNKWLNKNKPHLSFHSQFNNTKYIYHRR, encoded by the exons ATGGCACGAACCAGAGCTTCGGTGGCGGCTAAAG tTGTAACCGGTAAAAGCAGTAAGGCAAGATGCAGCGCTGCACCATCCAGCGGTAGTGGGCCATCGA GTTCCGGCAGTGAGAAGTCCTCCCGGAATCATTCCGGAGGCAACTCCGTGTGTCCGCGCGAGACTCCAAAGTGGCAGAAGCCCATCACCAACTTCTTTATTCAGAACCAGTCCGTCAAGACTGATGAGGAAGAGGATCCAGCTCAGG CTGGCAGTTCAAAATCAAAACCAAAACGCAACGTCATATATTCAGACGATGAAGGAGAACAGACAGACGTACAAACAGATAAACCAATCAACAAAGAACTAGACGAAACAATCGAACTAGAACCCTTAACAGGCGAGGATAGTCACAAGATAAACGAGTATTACTCCAAAAAAGATAAAGGCTTAGGAAAGAAAAGCAGCAAAGATaagataaataaagaaaacatAGATAGCAATGTGACGAGGAATAAAAGACATTTGGATGAACTCAATGAAGATGATGAACgagata acAAGTggttaaacaaaaacaaacctCATTTATCTTTTCATTCTCAATTCAATAATACAAAATACATTTACCACAGAAGATAA
- the LOC117995072 gene encoding PCNA-associated factor-like isoform X2, producing the protein MARTRASVAAKVVTGKSSKARCSAAPSSGSGPSSSGSEKSSRNHSGGNSVCPRETPKWQKPITNFFIQNQSVKTDEEEDPAQAGSSKSKPKRNVIYSDDEGEQTDVQTDKPINKELDETIELEPLTGEDSHKINEYYSKKDKGLGKKSSKDKINKENIDSNVTRNKRHLDELNEDDERDSKKIKTSG; encoded by the exons ATGGCACGAACCAGAGCTTCGGTGGCGGCTAAAG tTGTAACCGGTAAAAGCAGTAAGGCAAGATGCAGCGCTGCACCATCCAGCGGTAGTGGGCCATCGA GTTCCGGCAGTGAGAAGTCCTCCCGGAATCATTCCGGAGGCAACTCCGTGTGTCCGCGCGAGACTCCAAAGTGGCAGAAGCCCATCACCAACTTCTTTATTCAGAACCAGTCCGTCAAGACTGATGAGGAAGAGGATCCAGCTCAGG CTGGCAGTTCAAAATCAAAACCAAAACGCAACGTCATATATTCAGACGATGAAGGAGAACAGACAGACGTACAAACAGATAAACCAATCAACAAAGAACTAGACGAAACAATCGAACTAGAACCCTTAACAGGCGAGGATAGTCACAAGATAAACGAGTATTACTCCAAAAAAGATAAAGGCTTAGGAAAGAAAAGCAGCAAAGATaagataaataaagaaaacatAGATAGCAATGTGACGAGGAATAAAAGACATTTGGATGAACTCAATGAAGATGATGAACgagatagtaaaaaaataaaa acAAGTggttaa